One genomic window of Sphingobacterium oryzagri includes the following:
- the bglX gene encoding beta-glucosidase BglX, giving the protein MRKIAVWMLSIATGCSVSVQAQKNPKMDGFISGLMNKMTVEEKIGQLNLVTGGEAVTGSVVSTGVESKIKAGQIGGIFSMSSPAKIRAAQELAVKQSRLGIPIIFGMDVIHGYKTLFPIPLGLAATWDMNLIRESARIAAVEATADGLNWTFSPMVDISRDPRWGRISEGSGEDTYLSSRIAAEMVKGYQGNDLTANNTLMACVKHFALYGAAESGRDYNSTDMSLHRMYNEYLPPYKAAIDAGAGTVMASFNDINGVPATANKWLMTEVLRNQWGFNGMVVTDYTGVNELVDHGLGDLQTVSALALKAGVHMDMVGEGFLTTLKKSLDEGKVSQQEIDEACRLVLEAKYKLGLFEDPFRYCNEKRAKDNILTKAHLAKSREIAAKSFVLLKNENQVLPLKKQGTVALIGPLANTGANMPGTWSVSAELENTPSLLEGMQAALGDKVKIVHHLGANLLADANYQERATMFGRTIPRDERPAETIIQEALQVASGADVIVAALGESSEMSGESSSRTDLDIPDTQKALLKALIETGKPVVLVLFAGRPMTLTWENEHVPAILNVWFGGTETGKAVADVLFGDINPSGKLPATFPQNVGQIPLYYAAKTTGRPLADGAWFQKFRSNYIDVSNAPLYPFGYGLSYSSFAYGDIKLSKSSMTANDKIVATINVKNTGKFDGEEVVQLYLRDIYASTTRPIKELKGFQKVFLKKGEARDISFEISVEDLKFYNNELKFVAEPGDFKLFIGTNSSEVKETQFTLLD; this is encoded by the coding sequence ATGAGAAAAATAGCAGTATGGATGCTGAGCATCGCGACGGGCTGTAGCGTGAGTGTACAGGCACAAAAAAATCCCAAAATGGACGGTTTTATTTCGGGATTAATGAATAAGATGACCGTAGAAGAAAAAATTGGTCAGTTAAACCTCGTCACGGGCGGTGAAGCCGTTACCGGTTCGGTCGTGTCTACCGGCGTAGAAAGTAAGATCAAAGCAGGGCAAATAGGCGGTATATTTAGCATGTCTAGTCCGGCAAAGATCAGGGCCGCACAAGAGCTCGCCGTCAAACAATCACGATTGGGCATACCGATTATCTTCGGAATGGACGTCATCCACGGTTACAAAACCTTGTTTCCCATTCCGCTGGGTTTAGCGGCTACCTGGGATATGAACCTAATTCGTGAATCGGCACGCATAGCGGCCGTCGAGGCAACCGCAGATGGCCTGAACTGGACATTTTCACCAATGGTCGATATCTCGCGCGATCCGCGTTGGGGCCGAATTTCCGAAGGTAGCGGAGAAGACACTTACCTGAGTTCGCGCATTGCGGCAGAAATGGTCAAAGGCTATCAAGGCAATGATTTGACCGCCAACAACACATTGATGGCCTGTGTCAAACACTTCGCCTTATACGGCGCTGCGGAGTCGGGGCGCGATTACAACAGCACGGATATGAGTTTACACCGTATGTATAACGAATATCTGCCGCCCTACAAAGCTGCGATAGATGCTGGCGCAGGAACGGTGATGGCCTCATTCAATGATATCAACGGCGTACCGGCAACAGCAAATAAATGGCTTATGACCGAAGTTTTACGCAATCAATGGGGATTTAATGGCATGGTCGTAACCGATTACACCGGCGTAAACGAACTGGTAGACCATGGCCTGGGCGACTTGCAAACCGTCTCTGCACTTGCGCTAAAAGCGGGCGTGCATATGGACATGGTAGGCGAAGGCTTTCTGACGACCTTAAAAAAATCGCTGGACGAAGGTAAGGTAAGTCAACAAGAAATAGATGAAGCCTGTCGGCTGGTGCTGGAAGCAAAGTATAAGCTGGGACTTTTCGAAGATCCATTCCGCTACTGCAATGAAAAGCGTGCAAAAGACAACATCTTGACCAAAGCACATCTGGCAAAGTCGCGTGAAATCGCCGCAAAATCCTTTGTTTTATTGAAAAATGAAAATCAAGTACTGCCGTTAAAGAAACAAGGTACAGTAGCTTTAATCGGTCCGCTGGCAAATACAGGCGCCAATATGCCCGGAACCTGGAGCGTAAGTGCAGAACTGGAAAACACGCCTAGCTTATTAGAAGGCATGCAAGCTGCCTTGGGTGATAAGGTAAAAATCGTACATCACCTTGGTGCTAACCTTCTGGCTGATGCCAACTATCAAGAACGCGCCACCATGTTTGGCCGCACCATACCGCGCGACGAGCGTCCGGCCGAAACAATTATCCAAGAGGCCTTGCAAGTCGCATCTGGCGCAGACGTCATTGTAGCGGCTTTAGGTGAATCTTCCGAGATGAGCGGCGAAAGTTCGAGTCGTACGGATCTGGATATTCCCGACACACAAAAAGCGTTGCTCAAAGCACTGATCGAAACGGGCAAACCGGTGGTGCTTGTGCTGTTTGCAGGTAGACCGATGACGTTGACTTGGGAAAACGAGCACGTTCCGGCTATCCTAAACGTTTGGTTTGGCGGTACAGAGACGGGGAAAGCCGTTGCCGATGTACTTTTTGGAGACATTAATCCTTCGGGTAAGCTACCGGCTACTTTTCCGCAAAATGTTGGTCAGATTCCGTTGTATTACGCCGCAAAAACAACCGGACGCCCATTGGCCGACGGTGCTTGGTTTCAAAAGTTCCGTTCGAACTACATCGATGTCAGCAACGCACCGCTCTACCCCTTTGGCTACGGCCTAAGCTACAGCAGCTTTGCTTATGGCGATATCAAGCTAAGCAAGAGCAGCATGACAGCCAATGATAAGATTGTGGCCACAATCAATGTAAAAAACACCGGCAAATTTGATGGCGAAGAAGTCGTACAGTTGTACCTGCGCGATATTTATGCTTCGACCACCAGACCCATAAAAGAATTGAAAGGTTTTCAAAAAGTCTTTCTTAAAAAGGGCGAAGCACGTGATATTTCTTTTGAAATCAGTGTAGAAGACTTAAAATTCTACAATAACGAACTAAAATTTGTCGCAGAGCCCGGAGATTTTAAACTCTTTATCGGAACAAACTCTAGCGAGGTTAAAGAAACTCAATTTACGCTATTAGATTAA
- a CDS encoding DNA gyrase/topoisomerase IV subunit A: MSEETNFSEENQDPHVQGQDHESNSTTIPLSGLYENWFLDYASYVILDRAVPHINDGFKPVQRRILHSLKEMDDGRYNKAANVIGNTMKYHPHGDASIGDAMVQIGQKDLLIDCQGNWGDPITGDSAAAPRYIEGRLSKFANEVVFNPDTTEWQLSYDGRNKEPVTLPVKFPLLLTQGAEGIAVGLATKIMPHNFIELIDGSIQVLQGERPNLFPDFPTGGQADVSNYNEGRRGGKIRVRATIEERDKKTLAITQIPFGTTTGGLIESVVTANEKGKIKIKKIEDNTAENVEIIVHLAPGISPDVTIDALYAFTACETSISPNTCVIIDNKPHFMSVNDILIANTNQTKELLKLELEIKLHELQEKIFFSSLLKIFIQEGMYKHSEYEHAGDFQTVVVVLNKLFTPFFSQFYREILPEDYKRLIDKPMSSITRFDVNKADEQMKALEDDIKVVRKNLKNLTEYSIDWFEHLRSKYSKGRERKTEIRIFDKVEAAQVALANAKLYVNREEGFIGTGMRKDEFVSECSDIDDIIVFRNDGKYSVTKVQDKVFVGKGIIHIAVFKKGDERTIYNAVYSDGATGTSYVKRFAVTGVTRDKEYDISKGSKGSKLLYFTANPNGEAEVINIQLKPHSKLRKLTFDQDFAEIAIKGRASQGNIVSKYPIKKITFKNAGVSTLAGRKIWFDEVLRRLNADERGRFLGEFDGDDKILLVYPDGSYEYASFDLSNHFETNILRMEKYTPEHVYTAIHQDGKTGTYFVKRFKFDDQPVGKRISFINDAPGSKLILVTNGSDPIVKVNLLKGKTQTPETLEQPLNEIIDIKGLKAQGNRLSFHTVKDVKLLTEEVDLAVRPVSETPEPAVAPEGESTSTNDASTSTANDDQKTNNDIGLEITNPDDVQLKNDDDDNDSKSEEDGQTSLF; the protein is encoded by the coding sequence ATGAGTGAAGAAACAAACTTTTCAGAAGAAAACCAAGACCCTCATGTGCAAGGTCAAGACCATGAATCAAACAGCACAACCATTCCATTGTCTGGACTTTATGAAAACTGGTTTTTAGATTATGCATCTTATGTAATCTTGGATCGGGCTGTCCCCCATATCAACGACGGCTTCAAACCGGTGCAACGGCGTATCCTCCACTCCCTTAAAGAGATGGATGACGGTCGTTATAATAAGGCTGCCAACGTGATCGGCAATACCATGAAATATCACCCGCATGGGGATGCTTCCATTGGCGATGCGATGGTGCAAATTGGGCAAAAAGATCTGCTAATCGATTGCCAGGGTAACTGGGGCGACCCGATAACAGGCGATTCGGCGGCCGCTCCGCGTTATATCGAAGGGCGCTTGTCTAAATTTGCTAATGAAGTAGTTTTCAATCCGGATACTACCGAATGGCAATTGAGTTATGATGGGCGAAATAAAGAACCGGTTACTTTACCGGTTAAGTTTCCGCTATTGCTTACGCAAGGCGCAGAAGGTATTGCGGTAGGTTTGGCAACGAAGATTATGCCGCATAATTTTATCGAGCTGATTGACGGTTCTATCCAAGTGCTACAAGGTGAGCGACCAAACCTTTTTCCCGATTTTCCGACAGGCGGACAGGCGGATGTATCCAACTATAACGAAGGTCGTCGTGGCGGAAAGATTCGGGTGCGCGCAACGATTGAAGAGCGCGATAAGAAAACCTTGGCCATTACGCAAATTCCGTTTGGAACAACAACAGGCGGCCTGATCGAGAGTGTAGTAACGGCTAACGAAAAGGGCAAGATCAAGATCAAAAAAATCGAAGACAATACGGCAGAAAATGTCGAGATCATCGTGCACCTGGCACCAGGCATTTCGCCCGATGTAACCATCGATGCGCTGTATGCCTTTACGGCCTGCGAGACATCGATATCGCCCAATACCTGCGTGATTATTGACAATAAGCCACACTTCATGAGTGTGAACGATATTTTGATCGCTAACACCAACCAAACGAAAGAATTACTAAAACTCGAGCTAGAGATCAAACTACACGAATTGCAGGAAAAAATCTTTTTCAGTTCGTTGTTGAAGATTTTTATACAGGAAGGCATGTACAAGCATTCGGAATATGAACATGCGGGCGACTTCCAAACAGTAGTGGTCGTGTTAAACAAGTTATTTACACCTTTCTTCTCGCAATTTTACCGGGAGATATTGCCGGAAGACTACAAACGACTGATCGATAAGCCGATGAGTAGCATCACACGTTTTGATGTAAACAAAGCCGACGAGCAGATGAAAGCGTTGGAAGATGATATCAAAGTGGTGCGTAAAAACCTGAAAAATCTAACAGAATACAGTATAGATTGGTTTGAGCATTTACGCAGCAAATACAGTAAGGGCCGCGAGCGGAAAACGGAAATCCGCATTTTTGACAAGGTAGAAGCTGCGCAAGTAGCCCTGGCCAACGCAAAGCTCTATGTAAACAGAGAGGAAGGCTTCATTGGTACGGGTATGCGCAAAGACGAGTTTGTATCGGAATGTTCGGATATCGATGATATCATCGTGTTTCGAAACGACGGCAAGTACTCGGTTACCAAAGTACAAGACAAGGTTTTTGTGGGTAAGGGTATCATCCATATCGCCGTATTTAAAAAAGGTGATGAACGCACCATTTACAACGCCGTGTATAGTGATGGTGCAACAGGCACAAGCTATGTAAAACGTTTCGCGGTAACGGGAGTAACACGCGATAAGGAATATGATATATCTAAAGGTAGTAAGGGGTCTAAATTGCTTTACTTCACCGCCAATCCAAACGGCGAAGCGGAAGTGATCAATATTCAACTTAAACCGCATTCGAAATTGCGTAAGTTAACATTTGATCAGGATTTTGCAGAGATCGCTATCAAAGGTCGGGCATCACAAGGTAATATCGTTTCCAAATATCCAATCAAGAAAATTACGTTTAAGAATGCTGGCGTATCCACCTTGGCCGGACGTAAAATATGGTTTGATGAGGTGTTACGTAGACTCAACGCGGATGAACGTGGACGCTTTTTGGGTGAATTTGACGGGGATGATAAGATTCTTTTGGTTTATCCAGATGGAAGCTACGAATACGCTAGTTTTGATCTAAGTAACCACTTTGAAACCAATATCCTGCGCATGGAAAAGTATACACCAGAACATGTGTATACCGCTATCCATCAAGACGGAAAGACAGGCACTTATTTTGTCAAACGATTTAAATTTGACGATCAACCTGTTGGCAAACGTATTTCGTTTATCAACGATGCTCCGGGATCAAAGTTGATCTTGGTGACCAACGGTTCTGACCCCATTGTAAAGGTAAACCTACTCAAAGGGAAGACACAAACTCCAGAGACATTGGAGCAGCCGCTAAACGAGATTATTGATATCAAAGGTCTGAAAGCGCAAGGAAATAGACTTTCATTTCACACGGTGAAAGACGTGAAGTTGCTGACCGAAGAAGTGGATTTAGCCGTTCGGCCGGTAAGTGAAACACCCGAACCTGCTGTTGCTCCGGAAGGGGAATCGACCTCGACCAACGATGCAAGCACCTCGACAGCAAATGACGATCAGAAAACAAACAACGATATCGGTTTGGAAATAACAAACCCAGATGACGTGCAGTTAAAAAACGATGATGACGATAACGATTCGAAGTCGGAGGAAGATGGTCAAACTTCTTTATTTTAA
- the msrA gene encoding peptide-methionine (S)-S-oxide reductase MsrA produces MKATFGGGCFWCTEVIFQNTDGVNSVLPGYMGGKTDNPTYKEVCNGDSDHVEVVELDFDADKVSFDDLLKIFFKTHNPTTLNRQGNDVGTQYRSVVFYHNDEQKEATEKFIAGLTAAEAFEDPIVTAVEPAVTFWEAENYHHDYFNQNPGNPFCAAVIAPKLQKFLKDYKAS; encoded by the coding sequence ATGAAAGCAACATTTGGTGGTGGGTGTTTTTGGTGTACCGAAGTGATATTCCAAAACACGGATGGGGTGAATTCTGTTTTACCCGGTTATATGGGTGGAAAAACGGATAACCCAACGTATAAAGAGGTTTGTAATGGCGATTCAGATCATGTAGAAGTGGTTGAGTTGGATTTTGATGCTGATAAGGTGTCTTTCGACGACTTGTTGAAAATATTTTTTAAAACGCATAATCCCACTACGTTAAATCGGCAGGGGAATGATGTGGGTACGCAATATCGTTCTGTTGTGTTTTACCATAACGACGAGCAGAAGGAGGCTACAGAAAAATTTATTGCAGGATTGACAGCTGCTGAAGCTTTCGAAGATCCTATTGTTACGGCGGTTGAGCCAGCGGTGACTTTCTGGGAAGCTGAAAATTATCACCACGATTATTTTAACCAAAATCCAGGCAACCCATTCTGCGCAGCGGTTATTGCGCCAAAGCTCCAGAAATTTCTAAAAGATTATAAGGCCTCGTAG
- a CDS encoding isoaspartyl peptidase/L-asparaginase family protein, whose product MSSRRQFIKHTFVGAATVGNIAALAAAPKSTKVKKPIVISTWDFGVAANKAAWEVLRVSGRALDAVEQGVQVAEADLGNPTVGKGGYPDRDGHVSLDACIMDELGNCGSVAALEHIAHPIAVARMVMEKTPHVMLVGEGALQFALECGFPKENLLIPSSEEAWKEWLKEKKYKPIMNIENKSFNTDRLPGNQYNHDTIGMLALDEAGNLSGACTTSGMAFKMRGRVGDSPIIGAGLYVDNEVGAATSTGVGEEVIRTVGSFLVVELMRQGYSPEAACKEAVQRIVKKKPETAKQIQVGFLALNKKGEYGSYALQSGFTYAVCTAEKQDLVIKGKHIF is encoded by the coding sequence ATGAGTTCTAGACGTCAATTTATAAAACATACCTTCGTAGGGGCAGCGACGGTGGGAAATATTGCTGCCTTAGCTGCTGCGCCAAAATCGACGAAAGTCAAAAAGCCGATTGTGATATCGACTTGGGACTTTGGTGTTGCTGCCAATAAAGCGGCTTGGGAGGTCTTGCGTGTCAGTGGACGGGCATTGGATGCGGTGGAGCAAGGCGTGCAAGTGGCCGAAGCGGATCTGGGCAACCCAACCGTAGGAAAGGGCGGCTATCCTGATCGGGATGGACATGTGTCTTTAGATGCATGTATCATGGATGAGTTAGGTAATTGTGGTTCGGTTGCGGCGCTTGAGCATATTGCACATCCTATTGCTGTGGCACGCATGGTGATGGAAAAAACACCACATGTGATGCTGGTGGGTGAGGGCGCCTTGCAATTTGCGCTTGAATGTGGATTCCCGAAGGAAAATCTTTTGATTCCTTCGTCCGAAGAAGCTTGGAAAGAATGGCTGAAGGAGAAAAAATACAAGCCGATCATGAATATCGAAAATAAATCTTTCAATACCGATCGTCTACCGGGTAATCAATATAACCACGATACCATTGGCATGTTGGCGCTGGATGAAGCGGGCAATTTATCGGGTGCCTGTACCACGAGCGGAATGGCTTTTAAAATGCGCGGACGGGTAGGTGATAGTCCGATCATCGGCGCGGGTCTGTACGTGGATAATGAGGTCGGCGCAGCAACCTCTACGGGCGTGGGCGAAGAGGTTATCCGTACGGTAGGCAGTTTCCTGGTGGTGGAATTAATGCGACAAGGCTATTCGCCCGAGGCAGCTTGCAAAGAGGCGGTGCAACGTATCGTTAAGAAGAAGCCAGAAACAGCCAAGCAAATACAAGTAGGCTTTTTAGCCCTCAATAAAAAAGGCGAGTATGGCTCTTACGCGCTGCAATCGGGGTTTACTTATGCTGTGTGCACAGCAGAGAAGCAGGATTTGGTGATTAAGGGAAAGCATATTTTTTAG
- a CDS encoding NlpC/P60 family protein has product MATPIRLISTILLLLTQNLSGTFAQSDTASAEKFKQLLEEARLELAPDKRTSIVEQVPSADNPQKYIVQISDSRIKTALEKKLKDYANQLTILTLPDASVGEQAYGVVQLSVANLRTKPSHAAEMATQVLLGTVLDILQKDGADLRVRTPEGYIAWIQRSSLTLMDEDAVSAWKNAKRIMYTNDFGKSYSAPDANSQRISDLVYGDMLALVAEHEQFYQVAYPDGRTGYVAKEEALPFSDWLNSRQANAQTILQSAKTMLGLPYLWGGTSVKAVDCSGFTKTSFFMNGYIIPRDASQQALYGQSIDILDKNGDFDPAKALKNLRPADLLFFAGGKKPGSQARVTHVALYLGDGEFIHAAGTVRINSMLKAAANYDDFQTRTVVAAKRYLGVQDSAITKVADSPYYQTTN; this is encoded by the coding sequence ATGGCAACTCCTATACGACTTATAAGCACTATCCTTCTCTTGCTTACACAGAACCTGAGCGGCACTTTCGCGCAATCGGACACTGCCTCCGCGGAAAAGTTTAAGCAATTGCTCGAGGAAGCACGTCTCGAACTGGCGCCCGACAAGCGCACGAGCATAGTAGAACAGGTGCCAAGCGCTGATAATCCTCAGAAATATATCGTGCAGATAAGCGATAGCCGCATCAAAACCGCGTTGGAAAAAAAATTAAAGGACTACGCAAACCAGTTGACCATACTGACCTTGCCCGATGCCTCGGTGGGCGAGCAAGCTTACGGCGTTGTGCAGCTTTCGGTAGCAAATTTGCGCACAAAGCCCTCACATGCCGCAGAAATGGCCACACAGGTGTTGCTGGGCACGGTGCTGGATATCTTGCAAAAAGACGGCGCCGACCTGCGTGTGAGGACACCGGAAGGCTATATCGCCTGGATCCAACGTTCGTCATTGACCTTGATGGATGAAGATGCTGTTAGCGCCTGGAAAAATGCCAAGCGGATCATGTATACAAACGATTTCGGAAAATCATACAGTGCACCCGATGCGAACAGTCAGCGTATTAGCGATCTGGTCTACGGCGATATGCTTGCACTTGTTGCCGAGCACGAACAGTTTTATCAGGTAGCCTATCCAGATGGTCGCACGGGCTATGTGGCCAAAGAAGAAGCCTTGCCCTTTAGTGATTGGCTAAACAGCAGGCAAGCCAATGCCCAAACTATATTACAAAGCGCAAAAACCATGTTGGGTCTGCCCTACCTTTGGGGCGGCACGTCTGTAAAAGCGGTAGATTGCAGTGGCTTTACCAAAACGTCTTTTTTTATGAACGGTTATATTATCCCAAGAGATGCGTCGCAGCAAGCACTATACGGCCAATCCATCGATATTCTCGACAAAAACGGCGATTTTGATCCGGCAAAAGCTTTAAAAAACCTACGACCGGCAGATTTGCTCTTTTTTGCTGGCGGAAAGAAACCCGGCAGTCAAGCCCGCGTTACGCATGTTGCGCTGTACTTGGGCGACGGCGAATTCATCCACGCTGCGGGCACGGTACGCATCAATAGCATGCTAAAAGCTGCGGCAAATTACGATGATTTTCAAACCCGCACTGTGGTTGCGGCCAAGCGATACCTCGGCGTGCAAGATAGCGCGATTACGAAAGTAGCCGATAGCCCGTATTACCAAACGACTAATTAA
- a CDS encoding dipeptide epimerase, giving the protein MNDTTWITKKMGKFTLRCRPYTLSMRHVFTVASFSRTSTPVILTELEYEGIIGYGEASMPPYLGESQESVLAFLNKVDLSPFQSPFETAAILAYVDALAANNTAAKAAVDIALHDLLGKIMQQPFYKIWGLNPAQIPPTSYTIGIDTEAVIRQKVAEASQFKILKVKLGLSTDKMIIDTIRSVTDVPLCADVNQGWKNKEEALEMTHWLAERNVVFLEQPMPKEQLDDMAWLTEHSPIPTIADEGCQRYSDVAALKGLYSGINIKLMKCTGMREAKKMAELARALDMKVMLGCMTETSCAISAAAQLAPLVDWADLDGALLIANDIYDGMRVEHGLCQLPDRPGIGVHLSASFS; this is encoded by the coding sequence ATGAACGATACCACCTGGATAACGAAAAAAATGGGCAAATTTACGCTGCGTTGCCGGCCGTATACTTTAAGCATGCGCCACGTTTTTACGGTCGCATCCTTCAGCCGAACCAGCACACCCGTTATACTCACAGAGTTGGAATATGAAGGAATCATTGGCTACGGCGAAGCCAGTATGCCCCCCTATCTGGGCGAATCGCAGGAAAGCGTGCTGGCCTTTTTAAACAAAGTAGATCTTTCACCATTCCAAAGTCCGTTTGAAACGGCAGCTATCTTAGCTTACGTAGATGCGTTGGCTGCTAACAACACCGCCGCAAAAGCCGCAGTAGATATTGCTTTGCACGATCTGTTGGGAAAAATAATGCAGCAACCGTTTTACAAAATTTGGGGACTTAACCCGGCGCAAATTCCGCCTACGTCATACACCATTGGTATCGATACGGAAGCGGTCATCAGACAGAAGGTAGCAGAAGCCAGTCAATTCAAGATACTCAAAGTTAAGCTCGGCTTATCAACCGATAAAATGATTATCGACACCATTCGCTCGGTGACCGATGTACCCTTGTGTGCAGATGTAAACCAAGGCTGGAAAAACAAAGAAGAAGCCCTGGAAATGACGCATTGGCTTGCGGAGCGCAACGTGGTGTTCTTGGAGCAACCCATGCCGAAAGAACAGCTGGATGATATGGCCTGGCTAACGGAACACTCGCCTATACCAACCATTGCTGACGAGGGCTGTCAACGGTATAGCGATGTCGCAGCGCTAAAAGGACTATATAGCGGCATCAATATTAAACTAATGAAATGTACGGGCATGCGCGAAGCAAAGAAGATGGCCGAGCTTGCGCGCGCCTTGGATATGAAGGTGATGTTGGGCTGCATGACGGAAACATCCTGCGCCATATCAGCCGCAGCACAACTAGCGCCATTGGTGGATTGGGCCGATCTGGATGGCGCTCTGCTCATTGCCAACGATATTTACGACGGCATGCGTGTGGAGCATGGACTATGCCAATTGCCGGATAGGCCGGGCATTGGTGTACATTTATCCGCTTCTTTTTCTTAA
- a CDS encoding AraC family transcriptional regulator: MTDLFKIYPIGLADVQQIASSKNDLHQHDFEELIIGVQGAAQHFIDYKSEVYTAPFVIFVSKGKIHRIQPLASEGDCAFWVIRFKSEFIPETTFNLYASYHENANITFQRNACFQRLATLCTLMDGEMKQAQPDLAVVKTLLSALFVMIESKRKKQHPDMDPLLGNQSITFRNFLTILEANFRRPEGVAFYAEKLFMSSRNLNLICQHIMQQSVSEIIEMRKLIEAKNLLMSSDKPIADIGYELGYSDKAHFSHIFKKKSGQTPSEFRAEMKSLFS, from the coding sequence TTGACAGATTTATTTAAAATATACCCAATTGGTCTCGCGGACGTTCAACAGATTGCTTCTTCAAAAAATGATCTGCACCAGCATGATTTTGAAGAATTAATTATCGGCGTGCAGGGCGCAGCGCAGCATTTTATCGATTACAAATCAGAAGTATATACGGCGCCATTCGTGATCTTCGTATCCAAAGGAAAAATACACCGCATCCAACCATTAGCTTCGGAGGGCGACTGTGCATTTTGGGTCATCCGTTTTAAAAGTGAATTCATCCCAGAAACGACTTTCAACCTGTATGCCAGCTACCACGAAAATGCAAACATCACGTTTCAGCGCAATGCCTGCTTTCAACGACTCGCCACATTATGTACGTTGATGGACGGCGAAATGAAGCAAGCACAGCCGGATCTTGCAGTCGTGAAAACCTTGCTAAGTGCCCTATTTGTTATGATTGAATCGAAACGTAAAAAACAGCATCCCGACATGGATCCGTTGCTGGGCAACCAAAGCATTACCTTCCGTAATTTTTTGACGATTTTGGAAGCGAATTTTCGCCGGCCTGAAGGCGTGGCGTTTTATGCCGAAAAGCTCTTTATGAGCAGCCGAAACCTCAACCTGATCTGCCAGCATATCATGCAGCAGTCGGTATCTGAAATTATCGAAATGCGCAAATTGATCGAAGCAAAAAACCTGTTGATGAGTAGCGACAAGCCAATTGCCGATATAGGTTACGAACTGGGCTACAGTGATAAAGCCCATTTTTCCCATATTTTTAAAAAGAAATCAGGACAGACACCTTCCGAATTTCGGGCAGAAATGAAAAGCCTTTTTTCCTAA
- the ygiD gene encoding 4,5-DOPA dioxygenase extradiol, which produces MTRKDFIGIASVLPLVGATVKLNALNRFLDEANYTEKMPVLFLGHGSPMNAIEENEFVEEFRKLGKTMDKPSAILVISAHWETRGTYVTAMEHPQTIHDFGGFPQALFDVQYPAPGSPDLAAATQQIVQHTAVQLDDKWGLDHGAWSVVKHLYPAADVPVIQMSIDYSQPASYHYSLAKDLAKLRRKGVLIVGSGNMVHNLRMVSWQHLNATYGYDWAIEANEKMKAFIQDGNHQALIDFRKQGRAFELAIPTPEHYLPLIYSLALQDDKDGIFLFNDSPVAGALTMTSVKIS; this is translated from the coding sequence ATGACACGCAAAGATTTTATCGGGATAGCTTCGGTGCTTCCACTTGTTGGAGCGACCGTGAAGTTAAACGCCTTGAATAGATTTTTAGACGAAGCAAACTATACGGAGAAAATGCCTGTTTTATTTTTGGGGCACGGTAGCCCCATGAATGCTATCGAGGAGAATGAATTTGTAGAGGAATTTCGCAAATTGGGGAAAACCATGGACAAGCCCAGCGCTATATTGGTCATATCAGCGCACTGGGAAACGCGCGGCACCTATGTAACGGCGATGGAACATCCGCAAACCATTCATGATTTTGGTGGCTTTCCGCAGGCGCTTTTTGATGTGCAATACCCGGCGCCGGGAAGCCCCGATTTAGCGGCAGCGACACAACAGATCGTGCAGCACACAGCCGTTCAGCTGGATGATAAATGGGGATTAGATCACGGCGCCTGGTCGGTCGTGAAACATCTTTATCCCGCGGCTGACGTGCCGGTAATTCAGATGAGTATAGATTACAGCCAACCGGCAAGCTACCACTACAGCCTGGCTAAAGACCTCGCCAAGCTACGCCGCAAAGGTGTACTCATCGTAGGTAGCGGAAATATGGTGCACAACTTACGTATGGTATCCTGGCAGCACTTAAACGCTACTTACGGCTATGATTGGGCAATCGAAGCAAACGAAAAGATGAAAGCATTTATTCAGGATGGTAACCACCAGGCCTTAATCGACTTTCGCAAGCAAGGACGAGCGTTTGAGCTGGCAATACCTACGCCGGAACATTACCTGCCACTGATCTACAGCTTAGCGCTTCAAGATGATAAAGATGGTATTTTTCTTTTTAACGACAGCCCGGTAGCGGGTGCGCTCACCATGACTTCTGTCAAGATTAGTTAA